The Saprospiraceae bacterium genome includes a window with the following:
- a CDS encoding tetratricopeptide repeat protein: MKAVFIIFFSIITINLLVSQETTLHRDRLKEYKAGQEFFNNSLYESARDAMGKFIALSTSGSDASYTKLEDDARLIYAISGLRLEKEEAENEMLSMINLHYPDPVVNPAIMELGSYYYNKKLYRKAIESFERMDISQLSDEELSETLFKKGYCHFVLREFPNAKKDFSVIKDIKGPYYFDVNYYLGLSDYFMKNFNEATTSLQKAAGDNLYKTLVPYYLTQIYFAQGLYDEVIQTGEKSLESAQTENKNEIRLLIGQAYFNEKNYAKALPHLEFYEANTPSLTVEEFFQLAFTQYQMKKYNEAIQNFQEIYQLETHLGQQANYYLADCLLKTGDKVSARAAFRKVSQMNFEPTLQEEAYFNYGKLSAETGLERDALLTLLRIEEKSKYYDPALLIINDLLANSTDYDNSLSVIDEMPKINNNLKETYQKIALKNALVYYKDGNIEKSSENLTKALKYTPNRPIEAQTRFWQGQISHESGLITNSIDDLNKFFEASNGLIDLPDESLPLMGHYTQGYNYLSLKDYKNAEKSFKSSLTGFSISTPKSEELQKKILPDVRNRIGDCLFKQRNYKESIIFYDQAINAKNGNFTYAMYQKGIIEGLLGEPYEKIITLTELKKNYPNSEYADDALMQLGDTYLELNNQDNAYATFTELVTKFSGKSPLVNGAYLKMGLIAYNKGDLNTAIKNYKEVFKNNPSAKESQSALLGLEEIYINDLGKSEEYVQFLSTIPGYEVNAYSADSLSFKVGELRYQNGEYEKAVLGFNNYLTKYPKGFFYLKAHYLRAESNSILKNYTDALTDYEAVAKAGVGQNYEQAVRKSALISYNHAQNFEKALKYYELHYSTTNNTDEKYHSALGAMRSAFRLSNDESVIKYANLLISFPNAAKDDLGSAHYYLAKVSFRKKEYPQALLSFAKVSELTNNNQAAESRYMVAEIYFLQSLFEKAEIQCNEANKRNGSYPFWIAKSLILLSDIYVVKKDLFNARAALEAVLENFSDDESLVQTANEKLALIKIKETEQNRIKTTNTNQLNLQPRKNN, translated from the coding sequence ATGAAAGCAGTTTTTATTATCTTTTTCTCTATTATAACTATCAATTTACTCGTCAGTCAGGAGACGACACTGCATCGTGACAGATTAAAAGAATACAAAGCAGGACAAGAATTCTTCAACAACTCATTGTATGAATCTGCAAGAGATGCTATGGGAAAGTTTATTGCACTTTCGACTTCCGGATCAGATGCAAGTTACACAAAGTTGGAAGATGATGCACGTCTTATCTATGCCATTTCAGGTTTGCGGCTGGAAAAAGAAGAAGCAGAAAATGAAATGCTGTCTATGATCAATTTACACTATCCCGACCCGGTTGTTAATCCGGCTATTATGGAATTGGGCAGTTATTATTATAATAAAAAATTGTACCGGAAAGCTATTGAAAGTTTTGAAAGAATGGATATCAGCCAACTTTCAGATGAAGAACTTTCCGAAACTTTATTCAAAAAAGGATACTGCCATTTTGTGCTTCGTGAATTTCCCAATGCAAAAAAAGATTTTTCTGTAATAAAAGATATTAAAGGCCCCTACTATTTTGATGTTAACTATTATTTGGGTTTGAGCGATTATTTTATGAAAAATTTTAATGAAGCTACAACAAGTCTTCAAAAGGCAGCCGGTGATAATTTATATAAAACTTTAGTACCATATTATCTAACTCAAATTTATTTTGCTCAAGGATTGTATGATGAAGTTATACAAACCGGAGAAAAATCATTGGAATCTGCACAGACGGAAAATAAAAACGAAATCAGACTGCTTATTGGCCAAGCTTATTTTAATGAAAAAAATTATGCCAAAGCACTACCACATTTAGAATTCTATGAAGCAAATACACCGTCATTGACAGTGGAAGAGTTTTTCCAACTTGCATTTACGCAATATCAAATGAAGAAATATAATGAAGCAATCCAAAACTTTCAAGAGATATATCAATTAGAAACTCATTTAGGTCAACAGGCGAATTATTATCTTGCAGACTGTCTCCTTAAGACAGGTGATAAGGTTTCAGCAAGAGCTGCTTTCAGGAAAGTAAGCCAAATGAATTTTGAACCTACACTACAGGAAGAAGCTTATTTTAATTATGGTAAATTGTCAGCAGAAACAGGTCTTGAACGTGATGCACTTCTTACATTACTTCGTATAGAAGAAAAATCAAAATATTACGATCCGGCACTTTTGATTATTAATGACCTGCTCGCCAACTCTACGGACTATGATAATTCATTGTCCGTCATTGATGAAATGCCAAAAATAAATAATAATCTGAAAGAAACATATCAAAAAATTGCCCTGAAAAATGCATTGGTTTATTACAAAGATGGAAATATTGAAAAATCATCAGAAAATCTGACAAAAGCTTTAAAATATACACCCAATCGACCCATAGAAGCTCAGACCAGATTTTGGCAGGGACAAATATCTCATGAATCCGGATTGATCACTAATTCTATAGATGACCTGAATAAATTTTTTGAAGCTTCCAACGGGCTCATTGATCTACCGGATGAATCGCTCCCTTTAATGGGGCATTATACACAAGGTTATAATTACCTTTCATTAAAAGATTACAAAAACGCAGAAAAAAGCTTTAAATCTTCACTTACTGGTTTTAGTATTTCAACTCCTAAAAGTGAAGAACTTCAGAAAAAAATACTTCCTGATGTCAGAAATCGTATTGGTGATTGTCTTTTTAAACAAAGAAATTATAAAGAATCCATCATATTTTATGACCAGGCAATCAATGCCAAAAACGGAAACTTCACATATGCCATGTACCAAAAAGGAATCATTGAAGGACTCCTTGGTGAACCGTATGAAAAAATCATCACGTTAACAGAATTAAAGAAAAATTATCCGAATTCCGAATATGCAGATGATGCACTCATGCAATTGGGCGATACATATCTCGAATTAAATAATCAGGATAATGCTTATGCAACGTTTACGGAATTGGTCACGAAATTTAGTGGCAAATCGCCGCTGGTGAATGGAGCTTACTTAAAAATGGGTTTGATAGCTTACAATAAAGGGGATCTGAATACCGCCATTAAAAATTACAAAGAAGTATTTAAAAATAATCCTTCTGCCAAAGAAAGTCAAAGTGCTTTGTTGGGACTTGAAGAGATTTACATCAATGATTTGGGAAAGTCAGAAGAGTATGTTCAGTTTCTCAGTACGATACCCGGCTATGAAGTAAATGCATATTCTGCGGATTCATTGAGCTTTAAAGTCGGAGAATTGAGATATCAGAATGGAGAATATGAAAAGGCTGTATTAGGTTTTAATAATTACCTGACAAAATATCCTAAAGGCTTCTTTTATTTGAAAGCACATTATCTGAGAGCAGAATCAAATTCAATTCTAAAAAATTATACAGATGCTTTGACGGATTATGAAGCTGTCGCAAAAGCAGGAGTTGGCCAGAATTACGAGCAGGCAGTAAGGAAATCAGCACTAATCAGTTATAACCATGCCCAGAATTTTGAAAAGGCTTTGAAGTATTATGAATTACATTACAGTACAACAAACAATACTGATGAGAAGTATCATTCAGCATTGGGAGCTATGAGAAGTGCGTTCAGATTGAGCAATGACGAGTCAGTAATTAAGTATGCAAATCTACTCATATCATTTCCAAATGCAGCCAAAGACGATTTGGGTTCTGCTCACTACTATCTTGCCAAGGTTTCATTCAGGAAAAAGGAATATCCACAGGCTTTATTGTCATTTGCCAAGGTTTCAGAACTTACAAACAACAATCAGGCTGCTGAATCGAGGTATATGGTCGCAGAGATTTATTTTTTGCAATCCCTATTTGAAAAAGCTGAAATACAATGTAATGAGGCAAACAAAAGAAACGGATCGTACCCATTCTGGATAGCCAAAAGTTTGATTTTATTATCTGATATTTATGTCGTTAAAAAAGATTTGTTCAATGCACGTGCTGCATTGGAAGCTGTGTTGGAAAATTTCAGCGACGATGAATCATTAGTACAGACTGCAAATGAAAAGCTTGCGTTAATTAAAATTAAAGAAACAGAGCAAAACAGGATTAAGACCACAAACACGAATCAGCTCAATCTTCAACCCAGAAAAAATAATTAA